One genomic window of Hymenobacter sp. J193 includes the following:
- a CDS encoding pyridoxal phosphate-dependent aminotransferase: protein MLQVSQRGRAMPLSPYRRLTPYAEAAKARGLHVYHLNIGQPDIETPPAMLAAVQQADIRVLEYSHGAGNPSYRRKLAAYYQRADIDVTPEEIIVTTGGSEAILFAMLSCLNPGDEVLVPEPYYGAYTAFSIAAGVTLVPVLSHIETGFALPPLAELEAHVTDRTRAVLICNPNNPTGYVYSRAELEQLLDLCLRHDLYLLSDEAYREFCYDAPYVSALHLGPSTHEHVILLDTISKRYSACGARLGALVTKNQAVRDAAFRFAQMRISPPGLAQLLGEAAADLPETYFDHTKAEYQARRDQLVARLQAMPGVVCPRPGGAFYVLCRLPVDDAARFSQWLLEDFNHEGQTLIMSPAVGFYATPGAGLDEVRLAYVLNIPALNAAMDCLEHALQVYPGRR from the coding sequence ACCGCCGCCTTACGCCCTATGCCGAAGCCGCCAAAGCCCGCGGCCTGCACGTGTACCATCTGAACATCGGCCAGCCCGATATTGAAACGCCCCCGGCCATGCTGGCGGCCGTACAGCAGGCCGATATCCGGGTGCTGGAGTACAGCCACGGCGCCGGCAACCCCAGCTACCGCCGCAAGCTGGCGGCCTACTACCAGCGCGCCGACATTGATGTGACGCCCGAGGAAATTATTGTGACCACGGGCGGCTCGGAGGCCATTTTGTTTGCCATGCTCAGCTGCCTGAACCCCGGCGACGAGGTGTTGGTACCGGAGCCTTACTACGGGGCCTACACGGCTTTTTCCATTGCGGCCGGCGTCACGCTGGTGCCGGTTCTCTCGCACATCGAAACGGGCTTTGCGCTGCCCCCGCTGGCCGAGCTGGAGGCTCACGTCACGGACCGCACCCGCGCCGTGCTCATTTGCAACCCCAACAACCCCACCGGCTACGTGTACAGCCGCGCGGAGCTGGAGCAGCTGCTGGACTTGTGCCTGCGCCATGACCTATATCTGCTGTCGGATGAGGCGTACCGGGAATTTTGCTACGACGCCCCCTACGTGAGTGCCCTGCACCTGGGCCCGTCCACCCACGAGCACGTGATTTTGCTTGATACTATTTCCAAGCGCTACAGTGCCTGCGGGGCGCGGCTGGGAGCTTTGGTCACGAAAAACCAGGCCGTGCGCGACGCCGCCTTCCGCTTTGCGCAGATGCGTATTTCCCCGCCCGGCCTGGCCCAGTTGCTGGGTGAAGCCGCCGCCGACCTACCTGAAACCTACTTTGACCACACCAAGGCTGAGTACCAGGCCCGCCGCGACCAGTTGGTGGCGCGCCTGCAGGCCATGCCTGGTGTGGTATGCCCCCGCCCCGGCGGTGCGTTCTACGTGCTCTGCCGCCTGCCCGTAGACGATGCCGCCCGCTTTTCGCAGTGGCTGCTGGAGGACTTCAATCACGAAGGCCAGACGCTGATTATGTCGCCGGCCGTGGGGTTCTACGCCACCCCCGGCGCGGGCCTCGACGAGGTACGCCTGGCCTACGTGCTGAATATTCCGGCCCTGAATGCAGCTATGGACTGCCTGGAGCACGCCCTGCAGGTGTACCCTGGCCGAAGATAG
- a CDS encoding cytochrome b/b6 domain-containing protein, translated as MPQPTETASVKKYSAGLRIWHWSNYLVISGLLSTILFLRVIINMRGLFPKMQQVLQEQGISATEQQLRGVGRLVSHRIWDWHIYLGVALSILLGWRIITELVQPAVQSFRARLRQANQAPAAGAGFRLRKSAAVKYSYLVFYLLLTVMVATGLLLVYADDVQALHEMEHFIKDIHSLNMYLILAFIVVHIVGVVWAELHKDRGITSDMLHGGQATDQE; from the coding sequence ATGCCCCAGCCTACTGAAACCGCGTCCGTGAAAAAGTACTCCGCCGGTTTGCGCATCTGGCACTGGTCCAACTACCTCGTGATTTCGGGGCTGCTGAGCACCATTCTGTTTCTGCGGGTCATCATCAACATGCGCGGGCTGTTCCCGAAAATGCAGCAGGTACTGCAGGAGCAGGGCATTTCAGCCACCGAGCAGCAGTTACGCGGCGTGGGAAGGCTGGTCAGCCACCGCATCTGGGACTGGCACATCTACCTGGGCGTGGCCTTATCGATTTTGCTAGGCTGGCGCATCATTACCGAGCTGGTGCAGCCCGCCGTGCAAAGCTTCCGGGCGCGGTTGCGGCAGGCCAATCAGGCGCCTGCGGCGGGCGCCGGCTTTCGGCTGCGTAAGTCGGCGGCGGTGAAGTACAGCTACCTCGTATTCTACCTGCTGCTGACGGTGATGGTAGCCACGGGCCTGCTGCTGGTGTACGCCGACGACGTGCAGGCCCTGCACGAGATGGAGCACTTCATCAAGGACATCCACAGCCTGAATATGTACCTCATCCTGGCCTTTATCGTGGTACACATCGTGGGCGTGGTGTGGGCCGAGCTGCACAAGGACCGGGGCATCACCTCCGACATGCTGCACGGAGGCCAGGCCACTGACCAGGAGTAA
- a CDS encoding NAD(P)-dependent alcohol dehydrogenase produces the protein MTPAKAYAAPAANIPLEPFQFERREVGAHDLQIEILFCGVCHSDLHQVRDEWGGSIFPMVPGHEIVGRVTQVGAHVKNFKVGDLAGVGCMVDSCRTCPSCQEGLEQYCEVGMVGTYNGREKETGAPTYGGYSNLIVVDEKYTLRVPDSLPLAGVAPLLCAGITTYSPLRQWNVSPGHRVGVMGLGGLGHMAVKLAAAMGAEVTVLSTSPDKEADARALGAHKFVVTKDKGALKSVSNYFDFIINTVSAPLDLSQYVSLLRRDGTMILLGVPPEAPQLHAFQLIGKRRRIAGSLIGGIQETQEMLDFCAQHNIVSDVEVIPMSYINEAYERMLKSDVKYRFVIDLATL, from the coding sequence ATGACCCCAGCCAAAGCCTACGCCGCCCCTGCGGCCAATATTCCTCTTGAGCCTTTCCAGTTTGAGCGCCGCGAAGTAGGCGCCCACGATTTACAAATCGAAATTCTGTTCTGCGGCGTGTGCCACTCTGACCTGCACCAGGTGCGCGACGAGTGGGGCGGCTCTATCTTTCCCATGGTGCCCGGCCACGAAATCGTGGGCCGCGTGACGCAGGTGGGCGCCCATGTGAAAAACTTTAAGGTAGGCGACCTGGCTGGTGTAGGCTGCATGGTGGACTCCTGCCGCACCTGCCCCAGCTGCCAGGAGGGCTTGGAGCAGTACTGCGAAGTGGGCATGGTAGGCACCTACAACGGCCGCGAAAAGGAAACCGGCGCGCCCACCTACGGCGGCTACTCCAACCTGATTGTGGTGGATGAAAAATACACGCTGCGGGTGCCCGACTCCCTGCCGCTGGCCGGCGTAGCCCCGCTCTTGTGCGCGGGCATTACTACGTACTCGCCCCTGCGCCAGTGGAACGTAAGCCCCGGCCACCGCGTAGGCGTGATGGGCCTGGGTGGCCTGGGCCACATGGCCGTGAAGCTGGCCGCCGCCATGGGCGCCGAGGTAACCGTGCTCAGCACTTCCCCCGATAAGGAAGCCGATGCCCGGGCCCTGGGAGCCCATAAGTTTGTGGTAACGAAAGATAAAGGCGCCCTCAAGAGCGTAAGCAACTACTTCGACTTCATCATCAACACCGTTTCGGCCCCGCTGGATCTGAGCCAGTACGTGAGCCTGCTGCGCCGCGACGGCACCATGATTCTGCTGGGCGTGCCCCCGGAGGCCCCACAGCTGCACGCTTTCCAGCTCATTGGCAAGCGCCGCCGCATTGCCGGCTCGCTTATCGGGGGCATCCAGGAAACCCAGGAAATGCTCGACTTCTGCGCCCAGCACAACATCGTGTCCGACGTCGAAGTCATTCCCATGAGCTACATCAACGAGGCCTACGAGCGGATGCTGAAGAGTGACGTGAAGTACCGTTTCGTTATTGACTTAGCAACGCTATAA
- a CDS encoding glycosyltransferase family 39 protein, giving the protein MMPSPAPTRRFYGGWLVVLAMLRMAAQYQLTHPSYQLHRDEYLHLDQANHLAWGYISLPPLTSWVAWLVQALGNSEFWVHFFPALFGVFTLALVWALVHELGGGLYAKLLAAGAVLFSALLRINLLFQPNSFDVLAWTAATYCLVRYLRTERLGWMLGVGAALGLGLLNKYNIVFWAAGIAPALLLSKHRARVFGRRAMYLAAGLALLIFLPNLLWQVQHNFPVVWHMQELKRTQLVNVQPADFLKSQLLFFLNSLWLLVAAGVGLARWPALRPYRFLGWSVLLTLAIFLALRAKDYYAIGLYPPLLAVGAVYMEHLLQAGRWRYLRPVLPLVQALLFIPMLRVAFPLQPPAALQRRAADFEALGLLRWEDGRNHPLPQDFADMLGWREMADQATRAYQLLPDSLRAHTLVLCDNYGQTGAINYYAAGRLPPAVSFNADYVYWFPDLRSVQAIVLVSEDGPDAEDGAHFRQVRLIGRVTEPLAREHATRVLLLIGPDKAIITKLQQRLKDRQQLR; this is encoded by the coding sequence ATGATGCCCTCGCCTGCGCCTACGCGCCGTTTTTACGGAGGCTGGCTGGTTGTACTGGCAATGCTGCGAATGGCGGCGCAGTACCAGCTCACGCACCCCAGCTACCAGCTTCACCGCGACGAGTACCTGCACCTCGACCAGGCCAACCACCTGGCCTGGGGCTATATTTCGTTGCCGCCACTTACGTCGTGGGTGGCGTGGCTGGTGCAGGCTCTGGGCAACAGTGAGTTCTGGGTGCACTTTTTCCCGGCCCTGTTTGGGGTATTCACGCTGGCGCTGGTGTGGGCGCTGGTCCACGAGCTGGGCGGTGGCCTCTACGCTAAGCTGCTGGCCGCCGGGGCCGTGCTGTTTTCGGCCCTGCTGCGCATCAACCTGCTGTTTCAGCCTAATTCCTTTGATGTGCTGGCCTGGACAGCGGCCACGTATTGCCTGGTGCGCTACCTGCGCACCGAGCGCCTGGGCTGGATGCTGGGCGTGGGCGCGGCCCTGGGCCTGGGGCTGCTGAACAAGTACAACATCGTGTTCTGGGCCGCCGGCATAGCGCCGGCATTGTTGCTCTCAAAGCATCGCGCGCGGGTGTTCGGGCGGCGGGCCATGTACCTGGCAGCGGGGCTGGCCTTGCTGATTTTCCTACCGAACCTGCTCTGGCAGGTACAGCACAACTTTCCGGTAGTGTGGCACATGCAGGAGCTCAAGCGCACCCAGCTGGTAAACGTGCAGCCCGCTGATTTCCTGAAAAGCCAGCTGCTGTTTTTTCTGAACAGCCTGTGGCTATTGGTGGCCGCCGGGGTAGGGCTGGCGCGCTGGCCCGCGCTGCGGCCCTACCGGTTTCTGGGCTGGAGCGTGCTGCTGACCCTGGCCATTTTCCTGGCGCTGCGAGCCAAAGACTACTACGCCATTGGGCTGTACCCGCCGCTGCTGGCCGTGGGCGCGGTGTATATGGAGCATCTGCTGCAAGCCGGGCGCTGGCGCTACCTGCGGCCGGTACTGCCGCTGGTGCAGGCGCTGCTGTTTATTCCCATGCTGCGGGTAGCGTTTCCGCTGCAGCCGCCGGCCGCCCTGCAGCGCCGTGCCGCCGATTTTGAGGCGCTGGGCTTGCTGCGCTGGGAAGATGGCCGCAACCATCCCCTGCCTCAGGACTTTGCCGATATGCTGGGCTGGCGCGAAATGGCCGACCAGGCTACCCGGGCCTACCAGCTCCTGCCCGACTCCCTCCGTGCCCACACCCTGGTGCTCTGCGACAACTACGGCCAGACCGGCGCCATCAACTACTACGCTGCTGGCCGCCTGCCACCCGCCGTGTCCTTCAATGCCGATTACGTGTACTGGTTTCCGGATCTGCGCTCTGTCCAGGCCATTGTGCTGGTGAGCGAAGACGGACCCGATGCGGAAGACGGCGCACATTTTCGGCAAGTGCGCCTTATCGGCCGCGTAACGGAGCCGCTGGCGCGTGAACACGCCACGCGGGTTCTGCTCCTTATCGGCCCCGACAAAGCTATTATCACGAAGCTGCAGCAACGACTGAAAGACCGCCAACAGCTGCGGTAA
- a CDS encoding DUF1990 domain-containing protein, translating into MNAPSNAPALWEQEQARLAAYEKAQVNFDLTRVSEYTAENGWRIDDYELELPRETPGPPAAHGSWVAAQEVLRRYSFPPPNLITGIFVPDQPLEKRLMVLRAQFLGFSFWFGVRIGGVTDERRPSPEGEEQVWGYNYRTLEGHFERGQIDFTIHKFLATGRVVFRIHAFSQHGQIRNPFYWIGFKLFGRMLQKRFARESMRRLQEQVAEIMRTGQAAPAAEATPVQAASESKAAQTQLDKAS; encoded by the coding sequence ATGAACGCCCCATCTAACGCCCCCGCGCTCTGGGAGCAGGAGCAAGCCCGCCTGGCGGCTTACGAAAAGGCCCAGGTAAACTTCGACCTCACCCGTGTGAGCGAGTACACCGCCGAAAACGGCTGGCGCATCGACGACTACGAGCTGGAATTGCCCCGGGAAACGCCTGGTCCGCCGGCCGCCCACGGCAGTTGGGTTGCGGCCCAGGAAGTGCTGCGTCGTTACTCCTTTCCGCCGCCCAACCTCATCACCGGCATCTTCGTGCCCGATCAGCCCCTGGAGAAACGGCTGATGGTGCTGCGGGCGCAGTTTCTGGGTTTCTCGTTCTGGTTTGGTGTGCGCATCGGCGGCGTCACGGACGAGCGGCGCCCCTCGCCCGAGGGCGAGGAGCAGGTGTGGGGCTACAACTACCGCACCCTAGAAGGCCACTTTGAGCGCGGGCAGATTGACTTCACCATTCATAAATTTCTGGCTACCGGGCGCGTGGTATTCCGCATTCACGCCTTTTCCCAGCACGGCCAGATTCGCAACCCATTCTACTGGATTGGCTTTAAGCTTTTCGGCCGGATGCTGCAGAAGCGCTTTGCCCGCGAATCGATGCGCCGCCTGCAGGAACAGGTTGCCGAAATCATGCGTACCGGGCAGGCTGCTCCCGCTGCCGAAGCCACGCCTGTACAGGCTGCCTCCGAAAGCAAAGCCGCGCAGACTCAACTGGATAAGGCCAGCTGA